The segment tattttttttcctgctctcggaccaaaaacaaattactttcaattaaaatgatagagaaaaaaaaggacatTTTCTCCTTTCAATAAGCATTATTTCTGTTTTGTCAAAGCCATTAGCATCAAATaacctgtttttattttgtgttgcgAATGCTTTTTATGTccataaaataaatcgaaaataaCGCTGCAAATGCGAGGAGAGAAGGAGATAGAGAGGCAAAAAAAGCAGAACATTAAATATGCGAAGCAAAATaaaccatttatttttttgtgctcttCGCTGAGTGTTTTACTACGATTTTTGCCATCATCGGAGGATcccatcatcattatcatttaaatattattttcgtcGTACAATGATGATGCTTTTATTGTTCGACGTTTCGTGGGATGGATGGCGAATTTTCTATTAACTCTGATGAAAAATGCTTGGACAGCCTCGTTGGCATCTatcactcgaaaaaaaagtcattatttACCAATGATGGGCACGGGGACCTTttatttgccgaaaaaaaaacttgtaataaTGATACTTTATGTccgttatcttttttttttaattttgtttacgaCAATATGTCAAatgattacttttttattagtgTCATTTTCGGGCATGAAGCGATCATTAGCGAAAAATCGCTCAAAAAGgattcgcaaaaaaatatcaaatgtttttttagacgttcaattaatttttattcgtaaatatttttatcaagctCATCTTTTCTCGATGCCTCGAACTTAGTTAGCGACAGCTGGGCTTCCAGTAGAAGCAGTAGCCAAGGCAGCTTCACGTTGCAATTGTTTCAATTGGAAACGAGATCTCTTCAAAACTGTCGTGGTGCAGACTTTGTAAACCCACAAAACGGAAGTTTCGCGAACTTGTTCCTCGCATTTGTCCAAGGCGGCATCAGCTTCCGTCAAGACGGCATTTCCGCGATCCGCGAAGGCTGGAGGCAAGTTGGCAGCAGCTAAAGACGAGGCAAGAACAACACGAACGAATTCGGCTTGAGCTACGGCTTCTTCAACTTGTTCCGGAGTGGCGGGAGTAACGTCGCCAGTTTGTccctgaagaaattttttgttgaagaaaatCTGTCGTTTTGGGAGGTTTGAAGGTACTTACAGCACAAGCAGCGGCACAAGCGATAAGTGATAAGAAAACAAACTTATTCATGatgattttagtaaaaaaaaattgtttcgatTTAACTATTCGTTAACTATTCGGATGGCAGAATGAAACTGATGCTGAGAGAGGCTTTTCTCGCGGTATTTATAAGACAAAAGTGACTAATCCGAAACTTTATCATTAAGCAAATTCAAGAATTGTCGTTATCAGATTTAATTACGTGaatttgcatttatttgcCTGTTTACAACAAAAGTTAGAACAGAAGCGTGAAAGATTTGGTcgtcaacaaatatttttatgggtATCATGCGAAGGGAAAGAGACTACGTaatgtttgtttgaaaaatgattcattttttatggcaGGTTaggaattttgttgtttttgctgATATCGAGACTGATATGACGTCGATGCTGTTTCACAATGAGACACAACGTCAACCCggaaactaattttttggtaagtaacaagatttttgaaagattttaaggattttaacatgactcaatttaatttttttctttttagaaacTTTCCAAGAATAAgacttttaaagcaaaaattttattttaaagcaattttttaaaaaaatttcaaaaattaaagaaaaaaaattttttttttcagtttcaattttttggcagttttgagttacaaaatgattaaaaatgataaattagagccctctgacaaatttttatccatttagagcaaaatttgacaaaaattgctttgacacagtttttgacatagtttttgacacagttttgttcttgatttagttttcaaatcaaaactgtgtcaaagaaaaaatttttttttcagtttcaattttttggcagttttgagttataaaatgattaaaaatgataaattagagccctctgacaaatttttatccatttagagcaaaatttgacaaaaattgctttgacacagtttttgacatagtttttgacacagttttgttcttgatttagttttcaaatcaaaactgtgtcaaagaaaaatttttttttcagtttcaattttttggcagttttgagttataaaatgattaaaaatgataaatttgagccctctgacaaatttttatccatttagagcaaaatttgacaaaaattgctttgacacagtttttgacatagtttttgacacagttttgttcttgatttagttttcaaatcaaaactgtgtcaaagaaaaaattttttttcagtttcaattttttggcagttttaagttataaaatgattaaaaatgataaatttgagccctctgacaaatttttatccatttagagcaaaatttgacaaaaattgctttgacacagtttttgacatagtttttgacacagttttgttcttgatttagttttcaaatcaaaactgtgt is part of the Culicoides brevitarsis isolate CSIRO-B50_1 chromosome 3, AGI_CSIRO_Cbre_v1, whole genome shotgun sequence genome and harbors:
- the LOC134834539 gene encoding uncharacterized protein LOC134834539; protein product: MNKFVFLSLIACAAACAGQTGDVTPATPEQVEEAVAQAEFVRVVLASSLAAANLPPAFADRGNAVLTEADAALDKCEEQVRETSVLWVYKVCTTTVLKRSRFQLKQLQREAALATASTGSPAVAN